TCGCCATCCAGTTCGCGGGCTCGAAGAAGTCCCTCGCCTCCGGACTGCCCATGGCCAGCGTCCTGTTCGGCGCGCACGCCTCCCTCGCCGTGCTGCCGCTGATGCTCTTCCACCAGATGCAGCTGATGGTGTGCGCGGTGATCGCCAAGCGCCGCTCGCACGACCCCGTCCCCGGGGAGACCGCGGGGGTCAGCGCGCCGGAATCAGCCGCAGCGTCACGAACCTCGGTCGGTACAGCGACACGTTCCGGTTGAGCTGCGCCGAAGCGGCCGCTGTCTCCAGCCAGTTGACGTCGTAGCTGAGCACCAGCCGTCCCCCGCCGCTGAGTTCGAGGTGCGCCTGCGGGTTGTAGGCGGCGACCTGGCCCGAGGGCAGGGGCGGAGTGAAGTCCTTCTCCGGACCGTGCCACGGTCCGGTGGGAGAGCAGGCCCAGTACGAGGTCACGGCAGCGAGCCCCTTCGTCCCCGCCGCCATGGTGAACAGCACGTACGTCCCGTCCTGCCGTACGACGGAGAAGGCGCTGCCCACTCCGGTGCGCCGTCCGTCCCCGAGCACCGGGCGCGGGCGGGCGCCGGTCGTCCAGGCCGAGCCGTCCCAGTACTCCCAGGCGCCCGGCTCCGCGAGCCCGCCCTCCGGCACCCGGGCCACGTACGCCGACGACGCGGAACGGGACGCGGCCTGGCCGTCGTCGCCCCCGAAGACGTACGTCCACTCGCCGTCCTCGATCAGCGTCGTGCCGAACAGCACCCGACGGGACGGGTCCTTGACCCGCTGCTCGTCGAGGACCTTCGTGATCGACTCGACGCGCAGGTCGGGCAGCGAGAGCGTGGCGACCTCGGTGGCGGTCGGGACGCCGTAGATCCAGGGGTACTGGCCGGAGGTGCGCACCCACAGCAGGACCCGGAGGACCTGTTCGTCCGAGCCGGGGGAGCGGGGTTCGACGCGGGCCGCTACCGGCCAGCGCCACTGGTTCGGGCCGGGGTCCGGGAACAGGGGGGCGGGGAGGGTGGTCTCCAGGCGGCCGTGGCGCATCAGCACGGCCGAGTTGCGCACCAGGGGCGCGGTGGTGTCGCGCCAGGCGTGCGGCTCGCCGAAGGGGTTGGGAGGGCCGTACACCTGGCCGAGGTAGGTGTCGGAGAACAGCCACAGCAGCCGTCCGTCGGGCAACCGCACCGAGTGGGTTCCGTCGCCGCCGGTCCAGTCGTCGCCGCGGGTGGCGTCGTCGCCGTAGCGGGCGAACTCGGCGGTGAGCCGGTCGTCCGCCGACCAGGAGCCGACGGTGCGCGGTGTGCAGTCGCCGGCGTCCCGCCCGTCGCCGTCCGGAAGAGCGGTGATCAGCACGGCTCCGAGCACCAGCGCCAGCAGCAGACCGACGCCGGTGCCGGTTCGCTGTCGTGCTCGTGCGTCCTCGGGCACGGTTCGCGACGTTAGCGGCTGTCGCTCACCTGGTCCATGGGCAACCACAGGACGGTGTCCGACGTGGCGGCGTCCGAGCCGGTGAAGAAGAGGTCGTCCGCGGAGTCCCCGCAGCTGAGGACCCGCCCCTCGGCGAACACGAGCAGGGTGCCGCCGGCGGTACGGACGATCACCGGGAAACGGAAACAGGCGTAACCGGGGTCACGGTCCGCCCTGAAGAGGATCTGCTGCTCGAACCGCGGTGCGGAAGAGGGGGGTTGGGCGTGAGCGGTGCCCGCTGGAGCGAGCGGGGCGAGCAGGGCAAGGCGGTGGTCACGGAAACGGCGGTCAGGGAGGTTCTCAGACGTGCGCGACTCGACGGCACGGGCGCCCTCCGCACCTCGCGCCTCACAAGAACCCCGCGCGTGTCCCGTCACGGATGGAGTACGACTTTTCCGAGGTTGCGCCGCGCCTCGATCACCCCGTGCGCCTCCGCCGCGTCCTCCAGGGCGAACTTCCCGTGCACGACGGGCCGGAGGTCGCCGTCCAGGAACATCCGCCACAGCTCCCGCCGCCACCGCTCGTACAACTCCGGCCGCTCACGGGCGATCCGGCCCATCTGGAAGCCCGTCACCGACTTGGCGCCGACGAGGAGGTCGTACGCCTGGATCGTCCCGCCGCCCGAGCTGTACGCCACCAGCCGCCCGCCCGGGGCCAGGGCGGCGATTGCCGGGGCGAGCAGCTCGCCGCCGACCGCGTCGAGGACGTAGTCGACGGGATCTCCCCAACTGCCGTCCCGGTACAGGGCGGTGGCGTCGGCGCCGAGCGAGCGCACGAAGTCCGCCTTGGTCGGGTCGGAGACCGCGCCCACGACCCGGGAGGCGCCCCGGGCCCGCGCGAGCTGCACCGCGAGGTGGCCGACCCCGCTCGCTGCCGCCGTGATCAGCGCCGTCTCTCCCGGCTCGGGGCGCGCCGCCTCCAGTGCGCCGAGTGCGACCAGGCCGCTGCGGACCAGGGCGACCGCGTCGACCGCCGAGGCTTCGTCGGGGACCGGGGAGGCCATGGCCTCGTGCAGCAGCGCGAAGTCGGCGTAACCGTGGCCGAAGCACAGCCCCGTGACGCGTTCACCGGGACGGAAGCGGGCGACCCCGGCGCCGACGGACACGACCTCACCGGCGAGCTCGCCCCCGAGCGGCACCGGTTCCGCCGCCTCGGGGACCTTGCGGACGACGGGGAGCGTGACGCCGACCGCCTCGCAGCGCACGAGGAGCTCGCCCGGGCCCGGCTCGGGGACCGGCACCTCCTCCAGGAACAGCGGGCCACCCGTGGACCCGTAACGGACGCGACGCATCGACCGACCTCCCATGGATTCATTGGACTTCCCAACGATAAGTTGCCGGTCGTTGGGAAGTCCAACGAATAGTGGCTAGGGTGGCCGCATGGCCGAAGCACCCCTCCCCGTGATCCGCTCCCTCCCCAGCTGGCTCCTCGGACGCGCCGCCGCCCGCGGACGGGCCCTGGTGGCCGAGGCACTGGCCACCGAGGGCTTGAAGATGTGGCACCACGTGGTGCTCTCCGCCGTCCGCGACCTCGCCCCCGTCGCCCAGGCCGACCTCGGCCGCGGGGTGCGGCTCGACCCCAAGGACCTGGTCGGCGTCCTGAACGACCTCCAGTCCGCCGGTCTCGTCCTGCGCGAACCGGACCCCGGGGACCGCCGCAAGAACGCGGTGACCCTCACGGACCAGGGGGCACGGCTGCTGAAGCGCTGCGAGAAGGCCGCCCGCCAGGCCAACGACGAGCTGCTCGCCCCCCTCTCCACGGCCGAACGCGACCAGTTCATGAGCCTGTTGATCCGGATCTCCGGCACGGAGGGCTGATGGCGGATAACGTTCCGTCATGACCGGACCCCTCGCGCTCGATCCCGCACGCAGCGCCCTCGTACTCGTCGATCTGATGGACCGCATCGTCGCGCTGCCCCTGGAACCCCGCAAAGGCACCGAAGTCCTCACCGCCGCCGAGGAGTTGGCGACCGCCTTCCGCACGGTCGGTGCACCCGTCGTGCTCGTGCGCGTCGAACGGCCCGGCGTCACTGACCAGCCTCCCGGAAGCGGGCTCGTGACCGGTCTCGCCCGCCCCGGCGACATCGAGATCGTGAAGCGGACCATCGGTGCCTTCCAGGGCACGGGCCTGGACGCGCGTCTTCGCGAACTCGGCGTCGCCACGCTCGCGTTCGGCGGGATCGCCACCAATCTCGGCGTGGAGTCCACCGCCCGCGCCGCCCTCGACCTCGGCTACGACCTCGTCTTCGTGGAGGACGCCATGGCCGCCTTCACCGCCGCCGAGCACGAGTCCTCGGTGCGGCTCGACTTCCCGCGCCTGGGCACGGTGGTGACGGCGGATCAGGTCCGCTTCGTCGCGAGCTGAACGCTCGGACCAGGACCGTCCCGCGCCGGTGCTGGCCCGGACCACCCCGGGCTCGACCGCGTTGACCCGGGTCGGGGCCGGCGCCAGGTCCGGCGAGGCGGTCAGCTCTGGGCGGCCGTTGCCTCCAGGGCGAGCCGGTGTTCTCCCGCGTACACGTTCATGGAGTGGCCGCGGAGGAAGCCGACGAGGGTGAGGCCGGTTTCGGTGGCGAGGTCGACGGCCAGGGAGGAGGGTGCGGAGACGGCGGCCAGCATGGGGATGCCGGCCATGACGGCCTTCTGCGCGAGTTCGAACGAGGCCCGCCCGGAGACGAGAAGGATGACGCGGTTCAGGGGGAGAGTGTCGTTCTGGAGGGCCCGGCCGACCAGCTTGTCGACGGCGTTGTGGCGGCCGACGTCCTCGCGTATGTCGAGCAGTTCGCCGTGTTCGGTGAAGAGGGCGGCGGCGTGCAGGCCCCCGGTCCGGTCGAAGACCCGTTGGGCTGCGCGGAGCCGGTCGGGGAGGCTCGTGAGCAGCTCGGGTTCGACACGGACCGGGGGAGTGTCGTTGATCGGCCAGCGCGTCGTCGTACGCACCGCGTCGAGGCTCGCCTTGCCGCACAGGCCGCAGGAGGAGGTCGTGTAGACGTTCCGTTCGAGCGTGATGTCGGGGATCACCACCCCGGGGGCTGTCTTCACGTCGACGACGTTGTACGTGTTCGAGCCGTCGGTGGTGGCGCCGGCGCAGTAGATGATGTTGTGCAGGTCGCTGTGTTGGGCGAGGACGCCTTCGCTGACGAGGAAGCCGGCGGCGAGGGCGAAGTCGTCGCCGGGGGTGCGCATGGTGATCGCGAGGGGTTTGCCGTTGAGGCGGATCTCCAGTGGTTCCTCGGTGACCAGGGTGTCCGGGCGGGAGGAGACCGCCCCGTCGCGGATGCGGATCACCTTGCGTCGTTCCGTGACTCGTCCCATATGTGTCTCAGTCCCGGTTCTGTACGTGCGGGGTGGTGACCTTCACGATCTCATTGTCCTGCACATGGAGGGGGAGGTCGCAGCCTCACTCCGAAATACTGTCTACAGTATGCTCCTCCTTTTCGGTAAGGATGCACGCGCGACCCGTCGACCGTTCGTCGCGTCCGGGATACCGCTCATCGCATACGGTCGACGCGCCGCCTTTTCAACCAGCTTGTTTGTTCCTACCGTCCGGGATCATGAGTCCCCCTGTCGCGCCCCCGGGTTGGAGCCGCTGGCTCGTCCCCCCGGCCGCCCTCTCGGTCCACCTCTCCATCGGCCAGGCGTACGCCTGGTCCGTGTTCAAGCCGCCGCTCGAGTCCGCGCTCGGTCTCAGCGGCACACAGAGCGCACTGCCCTTCCAGCTCGGCATCGTGATGCTCGGTCTGTCCGCCGCGTTCGGCGGCACGCTCGTGGAGCGCAACGGGCCGCGCTGGGCGATGACAGTGGCGCTGATCTGCTTCTCGTCCGGCTTCCTCCTCTCCGCGCTGGGCGCGGCCACCGAGCAGTACTGGCTGATCGTCCTCGGCTACGGCTTCGTCGGCGGCATAGGCCTCGGCATCGGCTACATCTCCCCGGTCTCCACCCTGATCAAGTGGTTCCCGGACCGGCCCGGCATGGCCACCGGCATCGCCATCATGGGCTTCGGCGGCGGCGCGCTCATCGCCTCGCCCTGGTCGGCGCAGATGCTGGACTCCTTCGGCTCCGACAGCTCCGGGATCGCGCTGGCGTTCCTCGTGCACGGGCTGTCGTACGCCGTCTTCATGCTCCTCGGGGTCCTCCTGGTGCGCGTGCCGCGCAGCGAGAAGCCGGTCGAGAGCGCGCCCAGCGCTTTCGAAGGGCCGCAGGTCTCGGCGCGCAACGCCGTGCGCACGCCTCAGTTCTGGTGTCTGTGGGTCGTGCTCTGCATGAACGTGACCGCGGGCATCGGCATCCTGGAGAAGGCCGCGCCGATGATCACGGACTTCTTCAAGGAGACGTCGACCCCGGTCTCGGTGTCAGCGGCGGCCGGCTTCGTCGCCCTGCTGTCGGCGGCCAACATGGCCGGCCGGATCGGCTGGTCGTCGACGTCCGACCTGATCGGACGGAAGAACATCTACCGCGTCTACCTGGGCGTGGGCGCGGTGATGTACGGGCTCATCGCCCTGTTCGGCGACTCCTCCAAGCCGTTGTTCATCCTGTGCGCGCTGGTGATCCTGTCCTTCTACGGCGGCGGCTTCGCGACGATCCCCGCCTATCTGAAGGACCTCTTCGGCGCCTACCAGGTCGGCGCCATCCATGGCCGGCTGCTCACCGCCTGGTCCACGGCCGGCGTCCTCGGACCGCTGATCGTGAACTGGATCGCCGACCGGCAGGAGGACGCGGGCAAGAGCGGGGCCGCCCTCTACGGCCTGTCGTTCGTGATCATGATCGGGCTGCTCGTCGTCGGCTTCGTCGCCAACGAGCTGGTCCGCCCCGTCAGCGCCCGCCACCACATTCCCGCACCGAGGGAGGCAGCCGATGTCGCAGTCCGACAGCAGTCAGAGTCCGCCTGACCGCCGCCCGCTGATCGCCCTCGCCTGGGTGTGGGTCGGCGCACCGCTCGCCTACGGGCTCTACGAACTCGTACAGAAAGCGACGCAGCTGTTCACCGGGTGACTGTTCGGAAGGTGTTCGGGCGTCCGAGGGTGTGACGGAAGCCGACAACTCGGGCGCCCGATTCCTGTGGCCTTACGCGCCCGCGTACCCGTGAGTCACTGATCAGACTGGAGGATCCCTACCCAAGGCAACGAGGGGACCCTCCATGAACGGCTCGCGGATCGCCGCAGTCGGCCACTACCAGCCCGCCAAGGTACTCACCAACGAGGACCTGGCGGGCCTGGTCGACACCAGCGACGAGTGGATCAGGTCCCGGGTGGGGATCCGGACCCGCCACATCGCCGGTCCCGACGAGCCGGTCGACGAGCTCGCCTCGCACGCCGCCGCCAAGGCGCTGGCCTCGGCCGGGCTCGCCCCCGCCGACATCGACCTGGTCCTGGTCGCCACCTCGACCGCCGTCGACCGGTCCCCGAACATGGCCGCCCGGGTCGCGGCCCGGCTCGGCATCCCCTCGCCGGCCGCGATGGATGTCAACGTGGTGTGCGCCGGCTTCACCCACGCGCTGGCCACCGCTGACCACACGGTCCGGGCCGGTGCGGCGACCCGGGCACTGGTGATCGGCGCCGACAAGATGTCGGCGGTGACCGACTGGAGCGACCGCACCACCTGTGTCCTCGTCGGCGACGGGGCGGGTGCGGCGGTCGTCGAGGGGGCCGACGTGCCCGGTATCTCTCCTGTGCTGTGGGGATCGGTGCCGGAGATGGGGCACGCCGTGCGGATCGAGGGCGAGCCGGCGCGGTTCGCGCAGGAAGGGCAGAGCGTCTACCGCTGGGCGACCACCAAGCTTCCGGCGCTGGCCCGGCAGGCCTGCGAGCGCGCCGGGCTCACCCCCGAGGACCTCGCCGCGGTCGTGCTGCACCAGGCGAACCTGCGGATCATCGAGCCGCTCGCGGCGAAGATCGGCGCGGTCAACGCCGTGGTCGCCCGTGACGTCACCGAGTCCGGGAACACCTCGGCGGCCAGCATTCCGCTCGCGTTCTCCAAACTGGTCGAGCAGGGCGAGATCTCGACCGGGGACCCGGTGCTGCTCTTCGGGTTCGGTGGGAACCTGTCGTACGCCGGACAGGTCGTCCGCTGCCCGTGAGGTGCGGGATGTGACGAGGTCGACTCGGTGTTCACCTGGCTCCTGTGCGCCGTAGACTGTAGACAAAAGGCAACTGGTAGGGGTGTCCGAGGGTGTCCGCCCGCCGAGGAGGGGGACCGCGATGTTGTCGACAGGTCTGCCGCAGGGAGCCGTGCCGAAGCTCGAGCGTCCCGGTCCGCTGCGCGATCGCGTGTACGAGGCGCTGCTCGAACTGATCACGACGCGGGCTCTGCAGCCGGGTCAGCATCTGGTGGAGAGTGAGCTGGCCGGGCATCTGGGGGTGTCGCGGCAGCCGGTGCGTGAGGCGTTGCAGCGGTTGAACACTGAGGGCTGGGTGGATCTGCGGCCTGCTCAGGGTGCGTTCGTGCATGAGCCGACGGACGAGGAGGCTGATCAGCTTCTGACCGTGCGGACGTTGTTGGAGGCCGAGGCGGCTCGGCTGGCGGCGGCGAACGCGGGCAGTGCCGGTATCGCCGTGCTGGAGGAGTTGTGTGCGCAGGGTGAGCGTGCGGTCGCCGCGGACGACGTGGATGCCGCGGTGGCTCTGAACGCCCGACTGCACGCCACGATCATGGAGTTGGCGGGCAACGCGGTCCTGGCGGAGCTGGCGGGGCAGGTGGATCGCCGGGTGCGCTGGTACTACACGCCGATCGCCCGGCAGCGCGGCCGGCAGTCCTGGATCGAGCACCGTGAGCTGATCGCCGCGATCGCCGACCGCGACCAGCGGCGGGCCACCGAACTGATGCGGGAGCACACCGAGCACACGCGGACGTCGTACCACGCACGCCGACGCTCGTAGTCACCTCACCGGAACGCGTCCGCGTGGTCCCGGGCCCAGCGGGCGAAAGTGCGCGGCGCCCGCCCCGTGACCTGCTCCACCGTGGGCAGCACCACCGACTCGTCCAGGGTGCCGTCGACGAAGAAGCCGAAGAAGGCGTCGACATATGGTTTCGGCACGCCGGCCGCCTCCATCTCCGCGCGTGTCTCCTCGTGCTCCAGTCCCACCGCACGCAGGTCCCGGCCCAGCGTCTCGCCGAGGATCCGGACCCGGTCGGCGGGCAACAGCGCCTCGGGGCCGGTGACTTCGAGAACGCGGCCCGCGAACTCGTCCGACAGCAGGGCCCGGAGAGCGACCTGGGCGATGTCGTACGGGTCGATGTCGGTGGTCCGCGCGTCCGGGAAGGGCACCCGGACCGTGTCGCCCTCGCGGATCCGGTCCGCGAGCCGGAGCGCGTTGGTCATGAAGGTCGTCGGGCGGACGAACGTCCATGCCAGGCCCGAGTCGCGTACGGCGTCCTCCGCGTCCAGCAGATAGCCGGCGACCGCGTTGTCCCGGTCGCCGGTGCCCGCCGACAGGCCGGAGAGCAGGACCACGCGACGCACGCCCGCGGCTCGCGCGTCCGCCAGAATCTGCCGCTGGCCGCCGTACCCGGGCATCAGGAACAGCCCTCGTACGCCGTCCAGTGCGGCCCGTACGGTCTCGGGCCGGTTCAGATCTCCCGCCACGGCCTCCACGCCCGCCGGTAACCCCTCGCTCCGCCCGGACCGGCTGACCGCCCGCACCCGCTCGCCGGACTCCGCCAGCGCACGCGCGAGTTCGGCCCCCACGTTCCCTGTCGCACCCGTCACCAGAAACATGTGCTGCCCTCCCTTGAGCCCATCCTGCGGGGCCGGGTGCCGGGACACCAGAGTGCGACAGGCCTTTGTCCTGCGAGTGGAGAAAGTCGGCATCAATCTGTGCACAGCTTCTTCCCAGGTTCGGCAGCCGCTGCTACGTTCCCCTCGAAAGCCCGGCAACTGGTGGCCGAATGAGGCGGGGAGGGGCTCGTGAGACGCATGACGGCACGACCCGCGAACGCGCATCAGGCCCGGCTGCTCAAGCTGTTGCGCGACGGAGGACCCAACTCCCGTGCGCAACTGGGCGATCAGGTCGACCTGTCACGGTCCAAGCTGGCCGTGGAGGTGGACCGTCTGCTGGAGACGGGCCTGATCGTGGCCGACGGACTCGCCGCATCCCGCGGCGGGCGCCGCTCCCACAACATCCGGCTCGCCCCCAATCTGCGTTTCCTCGGCGTGGACATCGGCGCGACCTCGGTCGACGTCGCCGTCACCAACGCCGAACTGGAGATCCTCGGTCATCTCAACCAGCCCATGGACGTCCGCGAGGGCCCGGTCGCGGTCTTCGAGCAAGTCCTGTCCATGGCCGCGAAGTTGAGGGCCTCGGGGCTCGCGGAGGGTTTCGACGGCGCCGGCATCGGCGTCCCGGGACCGGTCCGCTTCCCCGAGGGCGTACCGGTGGCTCCGCCGATCATGCCGGGCTGGGACGGCTTCCCCGTACGGGAGGCGCTCAGCCAGGAACTCGGCTGTCCGGTCATGGTCGACAACGACGTGAACCTGATGGCGATGGGGGAGATGCACGCGGGCGTCGCACACTCCGTGGGCGACTTCCTCTGCGTGAAGATCGGCACCGGCATCGGCTGCGGCATCGTCGCCGGCGGTGAGGTCCACCGCGGGGTGACGGGCAGCGCGGGCGACATCGGGCACATCCAGGCCGTGCCCGACGGACGCCCGTGCGCCTGCGGCAACCGGGGCTGCCTGGAAGCCCACTTCAGCGGGGCCGCCCTCGCCCGGGACGCCGTGGAGGCGGTCGAGCAGGGGCGCTCCGAGGAACTCGCCGCACGCCTCGCGGCGAACGGCAGTCTGACCGCGGTCCACGTCGCCGCCGCCGCTGCCGCCGGTGACGCCACCGCCCTCGACCTGATCCGTGAGGGAGGCAACCGGACCGGCCAGGTCATCGCCGGACTGGTCAGTTTCTTCAACCCGGGCCTGGTGGTGATCGGCGGCGGGGTGACCGGCCTCGGCCACACCCTGCTCGCCGCGATCCGCACCCAGGTCTACCGCCAGTCACTGCCGCTGGCGACCGGCAACCTGCCCATCGTTCTGGGGGAGTTGGGACCCACCGCCGGAGTCATCGGCGCGGCCCGGCTCATCAGCGACCACCTGTTCTCACCCGCGTAAGCCACTTCTCGGTACGGCACTGTCCGCCACGGCACCTTCTGACACGCCCCTCCAGCACAGCGCTCCTGCTTCGCCCTGCCCTGAAACCGGCCCGCACGCCCGCCAAGGGGACCTCATGGCACCAGAACCACCGCTGCTCAGCATGTCCGGCATCACCAAGTCGTTCCCCGGAGTCCGGGCCCTCGACGGCGTGGACCTCGATGTCCAGGCCGGCGAAGTGCACTGTCTGCTCGGCCAGAACGGGGCCGGGAAGTCCACCCTCATCAAGGTGCTGGCCGGCGCCCACCAGCCCGACACCGGCCGCCTGCGCTGGCGCGGCGAGGAGGTCACGCTCCGCTCGCCGATCGCCGCCATGCGCCTCGGCATCGCCACCATCTACCAGGAACTCGACCTGGTGGAGCACCTGTCCGTGGCCGAGAACGTCCACCTCGGCCACGAACCCACGGCCGCGGGGTTCGTCGTACGGGGCAAGGCGGCTCGTCGGTCGACAGCCGCACTGCTACGACGCCTCGGGCACCCGGAGATCGATCCGGCGCGCCTGGTCGGGGAGTTGCCGGCGGCACAGCAGCAGATCGTGTCCATGGCGCGAGCCCTCTCCCACGACGTACGGCTGATCGTGATGGACGAACCGTCCGCCGCCCTCGACCCGGACGAGGTCGACAACCTCTTCCGGATCGTCGGCGACCTCACCGCCGAGGGCGTCGCCGTCGTCTACATCTCCCACCGCCTGGAGGAGATCCGGCGGATCGGGGACCGGGTGACCGTCCTCAAGGACGGCCGGGCCGTCGCCGTCGGACTGCCCGCGAAATCGACGCCGACGCGAGAGGTCGTGGCGCTGATGACGGGCCGCAACGTCGAGTACGTCTTTCCGGACCGGCCGACGGCTCCCGGGAAGGGCGAGAGGCCGCTGCTCGAAGTCCGAGGGCTCAGCAGACAGGGCGAGTTCGAACCCCTCGACCTCGTGGTCCGCCCCGGAGAGATCGTCGGCCTCGCCGGACTCGTCGGATCGGGACGCTCCGAGATCCTGGAGACGGTCTACGGCGCCCGGAAGCCCACCACCGGTCAAGTCCTCGTGGACGACAAGGCGTTGAAGCCGGGAAGTGTGCGAGCAGCCGTCCGCGCCGGGATCGGACTGGCCCCCGAGGAGCGCAAGGCGCAGGCCCTGCTGATGCTGGAGTCGGTCACCCGCAACGTCTCCGTCTCCTCCATGTCCCGCTTCTCCAGGGCCGGTTGGATCGACCGGGCCGCCGAACTCGGCGCGGCCCGGGCGGCGACCCGCGAACTGTCGTTGCGGCCCGACAACCCCTCCGTGCCGATCCGCACCCTGTCCGGCGGCAACCAGCAAAAAGCGGTCCTGGCCCGCTGGCTGCTGCGCGGCTGCCGGGTCCTGCTGCTCGACGAACCCACCCGGGGCGTCGACGTCGGCGCCCGCGCCGAGCTGTACGCGGTCGTTCGCCGACTGGCCGACGAAGGCCTGGCCGTGCTGCTGGTCTCCAGCGAGGTCCCCGAGGTGCTCGGCCTCGCCGACCGCGTCCTGGTGCTCCGCGAGGGCCGTGTCGTGCATACGGCGCCCGCCCGTGAGCTCGACGAACACCGTGTACTCGACCTCGTCATGGAAGGAAGCCCGGCGTCATGACGCAACATGTGTCCCCGCCCAGGGGAAGCGCCGACAAAGTGCCTCCGGCGAGCGAATCGTTCGCGTGGCGAGGGGTGTTCGCCCGCGCCGACGTCCGCACCCTCTCCCTCCTCGGCGTGCTCGCCGTACTGATCCTCATCGGCGGCATCACCAAGCCCGACGAGTTCCTCGACACCCGCAACCTCCAACTCGTCCTCACCCAGGCCTCGGTGATCGGTGTCGTCACCGTCGGCATGACCTTCGTCATCACCTCCGGCGGCATCGACCTGTCCGTCGGCGCGATCGTCGCCCTCGCCTCGGTGTGGGCCACCACCGTCGCCACCCAGGAGTACGGCTTCGCGGGCATCCTCTTCACCGCGGTGATCGTCGGAGTCGGCTGCGGCCTGGTCAACGGACTGCTCATCGCGTACGGCGGGATGGTCCCGTTCATCGCCACGCTCGCCATGCTCGCCTCGGCCCGTGGACTCGCCCTGCAGATCACCGACGGCAGGACGCAGATCGTCTCGATCGACAGCGTGCTGGATCTCGGAGAGCGCGACGCGTATGTCCTCGGCATCCCTCCGCTGGTCCTCGTCTTCGCGGTCGTGACGATCATCGGCTGGCTGGTGCTGAACCGCACCACCTTCGGCCGCCGCACGGTCGCCGTCGGCGGCAACGCCGAGGCCGCCCGGCTCGCCGGCATCGACGTCCGCCGTCAGCGCCTCTACCTCTACCTGCTGTCAGGACTGTGCTGCGGCATCGCCGCCTTCCTGCTGATCATCCTGTCCGGCTCCGGCCAGAACACCAACGGCAACCTCTACGAGCTCGACGCCATCGCCGCCGCGATCATCGGCGGCACCCTGCTCAGCGGGGGCCGCGGCACCATCACCGGCTCCGTGCTCGGTGTCCTGATCTTCACCACGATCACCAACATCTTCGCCCTGAACAACCTGCAGAGCGACGTCCAGCAGATCGCCAAGGGCGCGATCATCGTCGCCGCCGTGCTGGTCCAGCGCCGTACCGCAAGCACGACCTGAGGAAAGGGTTCACCGCCATGCCACAGCACACGAGCCGCTTCACCAGTCGCAGAGGGCTGCTCT
This portion of the Streptomyces canus genome encodes:
- a CDS encoding GntR family transcriptional regulator, which translates into the protein MLSTGLPQGAVPKLERPGPLRDRVYEALLELITTRALQPGQHLVESELAGHLGVSRQPVREALQRLNTEGWVDLRPAQGAFVHEPTDEEADQLLTVRTLLEAEAARLAAANAGSAGIAVLEELCAQGERAVAADDVDAAVALNARLHATIMELAGNAVLAELAGQVDRRVRWYYTPIARQRGRQSWIEHRELIAAIADRDQRRATELMREHTEHTRTSYHARRRS
- a CDS encoding NAD(P)H-binding protein; translation: MFLVTGATGNVGAELARALAESGERVRAVSRSGRSEGLPAGVEAVAGDLNRPETVRAALDGVRGLFLMPGYGGQRQILADARAAGVRRVVLLSGLSAGTGDRDNAVAGYLLDAEDAVRDSGLAWTFVRPTTFMTNALRLADRIREGDTVRVPFPDARTTDIDPYDIAQVALRALLSDEFAGRVLEVTGPEALLPADRVRILGETLGRDLRAVGLEHEETRAEMEAAGVPKPYVDAFFGFFVDGTLDESVVLPTVEQVTGRAPRTFARWARDHADAFR
- a CDS encoding ROK family transcriptional regulator, which gives rise to MTARPANAHQARLLKLLRDGGPNSRAQLGDQVDLSRSKLAVEVDRLLETGLIVADGLAASRGGRRSHNIRLAPNLRFLGVDIGATSVDVAVTNAELEILGHLNQPMDVREGPVAVFEQVLSMAAKLRASGLAEGFDGAGIGVPGPVRFPEGVPVAPPIMPGWDGFPVREALSQELGCPVMVDNDVNLMAMGEMHAGVAHSVGDFLCVKIGTGIGCGIVAGGEVHRGVTGSAGDIGHIQAVPDGRPCACGNRGCLEAHFSGAALARDAVEAVEQGRSEELAARLAANGSLTAVHVAAAAAAGDATALDLIREGGNRTGQVIAGLVSFFNPGLVVIGGGVTGLGHTLLAAIRTQVYRQSLPLATGNLPIVLGELGPTAGVIGAARLISDHLFSPA
- a CDS encoding sugar ABC transporter ATP-binding protein — translated: MAPEPPLLSMSGITKSFPGVRALDGVDLDVQAGEVHCLLGQNGAGKSTLIKVLAGAHQPDTGRLRWRGEEVTLRSPIAAMRLGIATIYQELDLVEHLSVAENVHLGHEPTAAGFVVRGKAARRSTAALLRRLGHPEIDPARLVGELPAAQQQIVSMARALSHDVRLIVMDEPSAALDPDEVDNLFRIVGDLTAEGVAVVYISHRLEEIRRIGDRVTVLKDGRAVAVGLPAKSTPTREVVALMTGRNVEYVFPDRPTAPGKGERPLLEVRGLSRQGEFEPLDLVVRPGEIVGLAGLVGSGRSEILETVYGARKPTTGQVLVDDKALKPGSVRAAVRAGIGLAPEERKAQALLMLESVTRNVSVSSMSRFSRAGWIDRAAELGAARAATRELSLRPDNPSVPIRTLSGGNQQKAVLARWLLRGCRVLLLDEPTRGVDVGARAELYAVVRRLADEGLAVLLVSSEVPEVLGLADRVLVLREGRVVHTAPARELDEHRVLDLVMEGSPAS
- a CDS encoding ABC transporter permease, whose amino-acid sequence is MTQHVSPPRGSADKVPPASESFAWRGVFARADVRTLSLLGVLAVLILIGGITKPDEFLDTRNLQLVLTQASVIGVVTVGMTFVITSGGIDLSVGAIVALASVWATTVATQEYGFAGILFTAVIVGVGCGLVNGLLIAYGGMVPFIATLAMLASARGLALQITDGRTQIVSIDSVLDLGERDAYVLGIPPLVLVFAVVTIIGWLVLNRTTFGRRTVAVGGNAEAARLAGIDVRRQRLYLYLLSGLCCGIAAFLLIILSGSGQNTNGNLYELDAIAAAIIGGTLLSGGRGTITGSVLGVLIFTTITNIFALNNLQSDVQQIAKGAIIVAAVLVQRRTASTT